Proteins encoded by one window of Castor canadensis chromosome 2, mCasCan1.hap1v2, whole genome shotgun sequence:
- the Aven gene encoding cell death regulator Aven isoform X2, which yields MHGDSFSQFRFAEEKEWDGETSCPKQNSAFYVDSESLVRALQELPLSLKLNVAADLIQVTVPLELPQVKPKRNDDSKGLGMQSRVPFSELRSAAGFPESLGKDGSRLGLSGLSQKSTPRLQSATDHLEEELDLLLDLDAPVEEEDSVLPDQTSQDLESEKDGQVTPEEKVPAEPSVTEEKNAGPEQPSTSKNVTEKELEDWLDSMIA from the exons GGGACTCCTTCTCGCAGTTTCGGTTTGCTGAGGAGAAGGAATGGGATGGTGAGACTTCATGTCCAAAGCAG AATTCTGCATTTTATGTGGATAGTGAGTCACTGGTTCGAGCCCTACAAGAACTGCCTCTCTCACTGAAACTCAATGTTGCTGCTGACTTGATCCAG GTCACAGTTCCTTTAGAGCTTCCTCAGGTGAAACCAAAGAGAAATGATGACAGCAAGGGACTAGGAATGCAATCAAGGGTACCCTTCTCTGAGCTAAGATCTGCTGCTGGCTTTCCTGAGTCCCTTGGCAAAGATGGCTCAAGACTGGGTCTTTCGGGGCTTTCTCAGAAATCCACTCCCCGATTGCAGTCAGCCACAGACCATTTGGAAGAGGAACTAGATCTGTTGTTGGATTTAGATGCGCCTGTGGAAGAGGAAGATAGCGTGCTACCAGACCAGACATCTCAGGACCTCGAATCTGAGAAAGATGGGCAGGTGACCCCAGAGGAAAAAG TTCCTGCAGAGCCATCTGTGACTGAGGAAAAGAATGCAGGACCTGAGCAGCCAAGTACATCAAAAAATGTTACTGAGAAAGAGCTGGAGGACTGGCTGGACAGCATGATTGCCTAA